The Bacteroidetes bacterium SB0662_bin_6 DNA window GCCTGCTTTGCCGGAGCTTACCCGATCCGGTCTTTCCTTTGACCTGATTCTGGCAAGTGCGGTCTGGATGCACGTTCCTCCGGGTAAGCGCCTGAGGGCTTTTCGGAAGATGATTAATCTTCTCAAGCCCGGCGGGCTTCTGGCGATTACTTTGCGTCAGGGATATGCCGATCCGCAGCGAGGTATACACCCGGTTACGGCAGGTGAGATAGAAGATCTGGCGCGCAGCCACGGGGCGTTTCTGGAGCGCTGCGTGGAAAGCCCGGATCGACTGGGACGGAACGATGTCTCCTGGACCCAGATCGCTGTCCGGCTTCCGGACGATGGTCTCGGGGCACTGCCCCTTCTCCGGCACATCATTCTGAATGACGAGAAGAGTTCGACGTACAAACCGGCCTTGTTGCGAAGTCTTTGCCGGGTTGCGGACGGTGCGTCCGGTTTCGTAGTGGACAGGGATGACGATACGGTGGTCGTGCCTCTTGGGCTGGTGGCCCTGACATGGGTTCGGCTCTTCAAGCCCCTTATCTCTGCCGGCTTGCCGCAAAGTCCCGCCAACGTGGGGAGCGACGGAGAGAGGCTCGGCTTCGTCAAAGATGGTTTCAGGCGGCTGAAAGAGGTATCCCATCTGGATATGCGGGTAGGCATGAGCTTTTCCGGCGATGCCGGGAAGGCGCTGCATGCCGCGCTCAAGGATGCGGCGGAAACCATTGCGAGAATGCCCGCCACTTACATCAAGTACCCGGACGGCAAGCCCATATTTCCCATCGACAGGGCGGGCAGGGTGCAAAGACCTGCGAGGGTTCTGCTGAACAGAGAATATCTCGCCAGTTTCGGGAAGATGATCGTTCCGCGGCACTTGTGGCGCGCCTTGCGGCGATTCGATGTCTGGATAGAACCTGCGCTGGTGGCGGAGTGGGGCCGTCTTATGAAAGGCTATGCAGAGCGGCAGGAACGACAGATTACCGATGGAGATATTGCTCTCGCCATGAACTGGTCCGAAGCTTCCCGGGATGTCCGAATTGCAAGGGAACGGGCAGTCCGATTAGCTGGGGAGGAGAACCTGTTTTGCGTCTGGAGCGGCAAGCGCTTGTCGATGACCGCTGCGGATATAGATCATTGTTTTCCCTGGTCCGCCTGGTCGTGCGACGACCTTTGGAATCTGATGCCGGCGCACCGACAAGTGAATCAGCGGGAGAAAAGAGATCGACTGCCGGGAAACGCCATTCTGAAAGCAGCGCAGGACAGGATCCTGAGTTGGTGGGATTACGCCTATCAGGATGACAGGGCGCTGGAAAGACGATTCTGGCTGGAGGCTACCGCAAGTTTGCCCACGGTCAGGTCCGATGGAGGCGAACTGGGCGATATATTTGACGCCCTCTGCCTGCAACGTATGCGACTGAAGCGCGACCAGCAGGTACCCGAGTGGCAGGGAGAGAATCATTTAATATCCTGACACCCCGCAACCCCACCCCCCATTCTCCGTAAACCGGTTAGGCCCTGTACTTTTCTTTTTTCACCCCTTTTTTTCTCACCCAACCCTCTCCGGAAACAGCCCCGGCATCCAGCGCCACGCGAGCCGGGCGGGGAAGACGAGGCGCAGCGGCGCTCGCGAGCTTTCCGAAGCAAGCGCTTCGCATTCGATCAGTGCGGACGTGATGCGTCGGGCCTGCCGCTCGCTGGCCCCTGTGATTTGCGCCACATCCCCTCTGGGCAGTTCGCCTCGGTACAGCACGGCTTCGAGCACCGAGCCGGATTTCTTCGGCAGGGCGCCAGCCCGGATTTCCTCTTCGACCCAGATCAGGATGCGGTCGCGCAGCCGTTCAGGTTGCAGTAGACTTTCCATGAAATCCACTTGGTCAATGCAGGTGGTCAGGAAGAAGTGCGTGAACTTCACAAGCGCTTCCTCGCTCAAGTGGCCTCTGCCGTCGAGATCATTGCGGCGTCTGGCGTCACAGGCCGCAAGGTGGTCCTTGTAAGCCTCTTCGTTGCGGGCCATACCCCTGGCGATCGACCAGAGGCTGCCCGTATCCAGCGATTCCAGCAGCATGGCATGGGACATCAGTCGGGCTACGCGCCCGTTGCCGTCGAGAAATGGGTGAATCCAGACAAATCGGTGATGAGCGGCTGCGGCGGCGAGGATACGATCTGTTTTTCCGAGCTTGCTGTAAACGATTTCGAAGCGCTCAAGGAAGCGGGGCAGTGCGCCAGGACTCACCGGAATATGCCGGCCGATCTTCACGTAGCGATCACGCAGCGCACCTGGAATCACCTTACTTCGCTCTCCCGTTTCCGGGTTTTCTGTCCAAAGCAGTCCTTCGGGAAGTAGCCCATAGAAGCGGCGGTGCATTTCAGTGAGGCCGCCAACTGTCGTCGCACGGCCGGCCAAACCGCCCTCGTCGATCCATTTCTGTACCGCGATATGAGCCTTGGCTTCCAGTTGGAGGTTCCGTTTTTCGGGGTCGGCGCTGTAATCGTTTTTCAGTGCGCGCTCGATATCGACCGGATGCGTATTGTGGCCTTCGATCAGATTGCTGTAATAGCAATTCATCGCCCGTATCAGGTCGGCGAGAGCGCTGAGCACCCTTTCGGGAAGGCTGCGCCGGAGGCCGGCCGATTTGGCGGTCAGTTCGAGGGCTAGATCCGTCAAGGCAGCGCGATGCCTTGAGCCGCTGCTCACCAGCATGGGCTCCGCACGACTAATCGATTCGCCCTCGTCGGCCATATTTTTGGCCGCTTTTTTGGCCGCTTTTTCCTTTGTCATAAGATTAAATATAACAAATATTTAAAATGTATTATAATTTTTTTCAGTCCTATTTTTTGGCCGCTTTTTTGGCCGGTTCCATGGCCGCTTTGCAGGCCGCATTCTCCCTCACCCCGCAACACCCACCCCCAATTCCCCGTAAACTGGTTGGGCCCTGTACTTTTCATTTTTCGTACCCCCTTCCCCGCCACGGCAGCCAGGCAAAACCCTATCAGGTGCGCCAGCGATCAGTCTTCCGCTACTCGGAACCGGCCACCTTACGTCGACCGGATTCAAGAGCCGCATAGGCCTCGTAGGTCTTCGGTCCGGGGACGGACTTGATGCACTTCCAGGCCGCCACGGCATCGGCCCGGCTCTTGCCCTTGTTAGCCGGGTCCGCCTTGAAATCCGTGACGAAATTGTTGAACCGAGCGGCGGGGATCCGCGGCAAGCGGCCCTCTGAGCGCATAAGCTCCAGTAATCGATTGCCGAGATCCGCGTAGGTGATGCGCCGGCCTGCCTGAAGTTGCGTGCGGCGCCATTCGTTGAGCCAGTACCACTGGCCTGACTTGTCTCTCAGCGACGGGGCGCGCGCACGGACGAGGTTTCGAAGGAATGTTTTCGTCCTCCTGTCGTCGACGTAGGCCCGGACGACCGTTTC harbors:
- a CDS encoding methyltransferase domain-containing protein, producing the protein MTNVIAWYDAHAEEVTAQYEDVASEAVHGWLTDLLPASSAAVLDIGAGSGRDAAWLAGKGYEVVAAEPSSKMRALAARQHPDSRIQWSNDALPALPELTRSGLSFDLILASAVWMHVPPGKRLRAFRKMINLLKPGGLLAITLRQGYADPQRGIHPVTAGEIEDLARSHGAFLERCVESPDRLGRNDVSWTQIAVRLPDDGLGALPLLRHIILNDEKSSTYKPALLRSLCRVADGASGFVVDRDDDTVVVPLGLVALTWVRLFKPLISAGLPQSPANVGSDGERLGFVKDGFRRLKEVSHLDMRVGMSFSGDAGKALHAALKDAAETIARMPATYIKYPDGKPIFPIDRAGRVQRPARVLLNREYLASFGKMIVPRHLWRALRRFDVWIEPALVAEWGRLMKGYAERQERQITDGDIALAMNWSEASRDVRIARERAVRLAGEENLFCVWSGKRLSMTAADIDHCFPWSAWSCDDLWNLMPAHRQVNQREKRDRLPGNAILKAAQDRILSWWDYAYQDDRALERRFWLEATASLPTVRSDGGELGDIFDALCLQRMRLKRDQQVPEWQGENHLIS
- a CDS encoding Fic family protein, producing MTKEKAAKKAAKNMADEGESISRAEPMLVSSGSRHRAALTDLALELTAKSAGLRRSLPERVLSALADLIRAMNCYYSNLIEGHNTHPVDIERALKNDYSADPEKRNLQLEAKAHIAVQKWIDEGGLAGRATTVGGLTEMHRRFYGLLPEGLLWTENPETGERSKVIPGALRDRYVKIGRHIPVSPGALPRFLERFEIVYSKLGKTDRILAAAAAHHRFVWIHPFLDGNGRVARLMSHAMLLESLDTGSLWSIARGMARNEEAYKDHLAACDARRRNDLDGRGHLSEEALVKFTHFFLTTCIDQVDFMESLLQPERLRDRILIWVEEEIRAGALPKKSGSVLEAVLYRGELPRGDVAQITGASERQARRITSALIECEALASESSRAPLRLVFPARLAWRWMPGLFPERVG